Proteins co-encoded in one Hemibagrus wyckioides isolate EC202008001 linkage group LG26, SWU_Hwy_1.0, whole genome shotgun sequence genomic window:
- the stn1 gene encoding CST complex subunit STN1 isoform X2, giving the protein MSSDQDAAEDEPPSLLWGLDPVFSAYARLYVKDLLQMRESRQVPGVYFYKSHPLYQVDVLGTVVYRRERDDFYCYGVDDGTGVISCLCWKEEKWQNHGDSGKTAGGPAGGGFNIEEQLRKLQEAQRSSTVLEIGDLLRVRGCLKTSREQREIQTSLFYKVNDPVMSVQISWMLEMPQLYRDCYDKPFHIPSNELSAGSTELSGFQSVLCQSVPILKEFLKEKEVIRFRPYDVEYLLHPLFQQPAPSTSAQQELDSVQSIIPAQIRNLLKETLKILQEEGEIFRKVLSQDEVYNVTEHDKDLLAAICDILREDCKREKWVGLGPLVPVKGTLQHTKIFWTISCSQLCGNSLGMTPSCSNMTVHQCTKQGP; this is encoded by the exons ATGAGCAGTGATCAGGATGCAGCTGAAGATGAGCCTCCATCACTGCTGTGGGGactggaccctgtgttttctgcCTACGCCAGGCTTTATGTTAAAGACCTCCTGCAGATGAGAGAGTCTCGACAAGTGCCAG GAGTCTACTTCTATAAAAGTCACCCGCTGTACCAGGTGGATGTACTGGGCACTGTGGTGTACAGACGGGAGAGAGATGACTTTTATTGCTATGGAG tgGATGATGGTACCGGAGTCATCAGCTGCCTCTGCTGGAAGGAAGAGAAATGGCAAAATCATGGAGACTCGGGAAAAA ctgCTGGGGGTCCTGCTGGAGGTGGATTTAACATAGAGGAACAGTTGAGGAAGCTCCAGGAGGCACAGAGGAGCAGCACAGTGCTGGAGATTGGAGATCTCCTTCGAGTACGTGGTTGCCTTAAAACCTCACGTGAGCAGAGAGAGATCCAGACTTCCTTGTTTT ATAAAGTGAATGATCCTGTGATGAGTGTGCAGATCTCCTGGATGTTGGAGATGCCTCAGCTCTACAGAGACTGCTATGACAAACCATTCCATATCCCATCCAATGAGCTTAGTGCAGGCTCTACAGA ACTCTCAGGTTTCCAGTCCGTCCTGTGTCAGTCGGTTCCCATCTTGAAGGAGTTCCTAAAAGAGAAGGAGGTGATCAGGTTTCGTCCTTATGATGTCGAGTATCTCTTACACCCGCTGTTCCAACAGCCTGCTCCAAGCACGTCAGCGCAACAG gagCTTGATTCTGTTCAGTCGATAATCCCGGCCCAGATCAGGAACCTCCTTAAAGAGACCCTGAAGATTTTGCAGGAGGAGGGAGAGATATTCCGCAAAGTCCTGTCTCAGGATGAGGTGTACAAT GTAACTGAACACGACAAAGATCTGCTCGCGGCGATTTGTGACATCCTCAGAGAGGACTGCAAAAGAGAGAAAT gggttggactcggccccttagttccagtgaaaggaacgcttcagcataccaagatattttggacaatttcatgctcccaactttgtgggaacagtttggggatgaccccttcctgttccaacatgactgtacaccagtgcacaaagcaaggtccataa
- the lrrc58a gene encoding leucine-rich repeat-containing protein 58a, with protein sequence MESFARVSEGTSVLNLSRLQLTDLDLEHITEPQRKQVQELHLTYNSLALFPTSLYMFSNLESLDMSNNALSVFPEDLVQLTKLKTLVAKNNQLDEASFPKRFGSMPIETLNFSGNRFREIPSQFLKLSRLQSLSMGGNRLKSIPAEIGNLTRLEMLYLGGNLISFIPPELANLRCLRYLVLCDNCIQSVPPQLYRLHSLLSLSLHNNLLTFLPREILSLVHLQELSLRGNPLVVRFVKDMTNDPPSLLELAGRTIKSRNLPYVVSDLPGNLCRYLDSASKCPNPKCAGVYFDSRVRHIKFVDFCGKFRLPLMQYLCSPECSSPCSSNPQSDAESEDESSVPADRLQKVLLG encoded by the exons ATGGAGTCTTTCGCTAGGGTCAGTGAGGGAACCTCGGTGTTAAACCTGTCGCGTCTGCAGCTGACCGACTTGGACCTGGAGCACATCACGGAGCCACAACGCAAACAGGTCCAAGAGCTTCATCTTACATACAACAGCCTCGCGCTTTTCCCCACTTCCCTCTACATGTTTTCCAACCTGGAATCTCTTGACATGAGCAATAACGCGCTCTCGGTTTTTCCTGAGGACCTTGTGCAGCTCACAAAACTAAAGACGCTGGTCGCGAAAAATAACCAGCTGGATGAAGCCTCGTTTCCGAAACGGTTCGGTTCGATGCCCATCGAGACGCTGAACTTCAGCGGGAACCGATTTAGAGAAATACCCAGTCAGTTCCTGAAACTGAGCCGACTGCAGTCTCTGTCCATGGGAGGAAACCGATTAAAAAGCATTCCAGCAGAGATAGGAAACCTCACCAG GCTGGAGATGTTGTATCTGGGAGGAAATCTGATCTCTTTTATTCCTCCTGAGCTGGCTAACCTGCGCTGCCTCAGGTACCTGGTGCTGTGTGATAACTGCATCCAGAGCGTTCCACCTCAGCTATACAG GCTGCACTCCTtgctgtctctcagtctccacaACAACCTCCTGACATTTCTACCACGTGAGATCCTCAGCCTCGTGCACCTACAGGAGCTCAGTCTCCGCGGTAACCCTCTGGTAGTGCGCTTCGTCAAGGACATGACCAATGACCCCCCATCCTTGCTCGAGCTGGCAGGACGGACCATTAAATCCCGGAACCTTCCGTACGTCGTGAGTGACCTCCCAGGCAACCTGTGCCGCTACCTGGACTCGGCCAGCAAGTGTCCCAACCCCAAATGTGCAG GTGTATACTTTGACTCGCGAGTTCGCCACATCAAGTTTGTCGACTTCTGTGGAAAGTTCCGTCTGCCCCTCATGCAGTACCTCTGTTCACCTGAATGTAGCTCACCCTGCAGCTCCAACCCACAGAGCGATGCCGAGTCAGAGGACGAGAGCAGCGTCCCAGCAGACAGGCTACAGAAGGTGCTCCTGGGATAG
- the stn1 gene encoding CST complex subunit STN1 isoform X1 — MSSDQDAAEDEPPSLLWGLDPVFSAYARLYVKDLLQMRESRQVPGVYFYKSHPLYQVDVLGTVVYRRERDDFYCYGVDDGTGVISCLCWKEEKWQNHGDSGKTAGGPAGGGFNIEEQLRKLQEAQRSSTVLEIGDLLRVRGCLKTSREQREIQTSLFYKVNDPVMSVQISWMLEMPQLYRDCYDKPFHIPSNELSAGSTELSGFQSVLCQSVPILKEFLKEKEVIRFRPYDVEYLLHPLFQQPAPSTSAQQELDSVQSIIPAQIRNLLKETLKILQEEGEIFRKVLSQDEVYNVTEHDKDLLAAICDILREDCKREKYAEKGCHELHILSSVRQRYSRNLSREALDVALKHLECNSDIISTADAHYTVL; from the exons ATGAGCAGTGATCAGGATGCAGCTGAAGATGAGCCTCCATCACTGCTGTGGGGactggaccctgtgttttctgcCTACGCCAGGCTTTATGTTAAAGACCTCCTGCAGATGAGAGAGTCTCGACAAGTGCCAG GAGTCTACTTCTATAAAAGTCACCCGCTGTACCAGGTGGATGTACTGGGCACTGTGGTGTACAGACGGGAGAGAGATGACTTTTATTGCTATGGAG tgGATGATGGTACCGGAGTCATCAGCTGCCTCTGCTGGAAGGAAGAGAAATGGCAAAATCATGGAGACTCGGGAAAAA ctgCTGGGGGTCCTGCTGGAGGTGGATTTAACATAGAGGAACAGTTGAGGAAGCTCCAGGAGGCACAGAGGAGCAGCACAGTGCTGGAGATTGGAGATCTCCTTCGAGTACGTGGTTGCCTTAAAACCTCACGTGAGCAGAGAGAGATCCAGACTTCCTTGTTTT ATAAAGTGAATGATCCTGTGATGAGTGTGCAGATCTCCTGGATGTTGGAGATGCCTCAGCTCTACAGAGACTGCTATGACAAACCATTCCATATCCCATCCAATGAGCTTAGTGCAGGCTCTACAGA ACTCTCAGGTTTCCAGTCCGTCCTGTGTCAGTCGGTTCCCATCTTGAAGGAGTTCCTAAAAGAGAAGGAGGTGATCAGGTTTCGTCCTTATGATGTCGAGTATCTCTTACACCCGCTGTTCCAACAGCCTGCTCCAAGCACGTCAGCGCAACAG gagCTTGATTCTGTTCAGTCGATAATCCCGGCCCAGATCAGGAACCTCCTTAAAGAGACCCTGAAGATTTTGCAGGAGGAGGGAGAGATATTCCGCAAAGTCCTGTCTCAGGATGAGGTGTACAAT GTAACTGAACACGACAAAGATCTGCTCGCGGCGATTTGTGACATCCTCAGAGAGGACTGCAAAAGAGAGAAAT ATGCTGAGAAGGGCTGCCATGAGCTGCACATCTTGTCCAGTGTGAGGCAGCGTTACAGCCGTAACCTGAGCAGAGAAGCCCTGGATGTGGCGCTGAAGCACTTAGAGTGtaacagtgacatcatcagtacAGCAGATGCCCATTACACTGTTCTATAA